The Triplophysa rosa linkage group LG15, Trosa_1v2, whole genome shotgun sequence genome has a segment encoding these proteins:
- the LOC130565951 gene encoding BTB/POZ domain-containing protein 9-like: protein MSSNSHPLRPLSSVSEIDHVHLLSEQLGSLVSGHEYSDVTFIVEQKRFPAHRVILAARCHYFRALLYGGMKESQSQAEVCLEDTRAEAFGMLLQYLYTGRASLSSAREEVLLDFLGLANRYGLQLLEDSTSDFLRTILNTHNVCLVFDVASLYSLNSLVAACCSYMDRHAPDVLTSDGFLTLSKGALLTVVRRDSFAASEREIFQALARWCRQNSEGTAMQDVMSAVRLPLMTLTEMLNVVRPSGLVSPDDLLDAIKTRSESRDMDLNYRGMLIPEENIATMKYGAQVVKGELKSALLDGDTQNYDLDHGFSRHPIEDDGRAGIQVKLGQAFIINHIRILLWDRDSRSYSYYLEVSVDELDWVRVVDHSKSLCRSWQNLYFSARVCRYVRIVGTHNTVNKVFHLVAFECMFTNRSFTLEKGLVVPSENVASISTCASVIEGVSRSRNALLNGDTRNYDWDSGYTCHQLGSGAIVIQLAQPYIISSLRLLLWDCEERSYSYYIEVSTNQQHWTKVVDRTQVACRSWQTLTFDKQPASFIRIVGTHNTANEVFHCVHFECPTQFEAGVVEVSPGHAQPAGPPPAQPPSSSSHV, encoded by the exons ATGAGCAGCAACAGTCACCCTCTGCGGCCCTTGAGCTCGGTGTCGGAGATCGATCATGTGCACCTGCTGTCCGAGCAGCTGGGCTCTCTGGTGTCCGGCCACGAGTACAGCGATGTCACGTTCATCGTGGAGCAGAAGCGCTTTCCGGCGCACAGGGTCATTCTCGCCGCACGATGCCATTATTTCAG GGCTCTTCTGTATGGAGGAATGAAGGAGTCACAGTCTCAGGCCGAGGTGTGTTTGGAGGACACTCGAGCAGAAGCGTTTGGGATGTTGCTCCAGTATCTGTACACGGGAAGAGCCAGTCTCAGCTCGGCGCGGGAGGAGGTTCTGCTGGACTTCCTGGGTCTCGCCAACCGTTACGGCCTGCAGCTGCTGGAGGACTCCACGTCAGACTTCCTGCGAACCATTCTGAACACGCACAACGTTTGTTTGGTGTTCGACGTGGCCAGTCTGTACTCGCTAAACTCTCTGGTCGCCGCCTGCTGCTCGTACATGGATCGACACGCTCCGGACGTCCTGACCTCCGATGGCTTCTTAACGCTGTCTAAG GGGGCTCTCTTGACGGTCGTTCGGCGAGACTCGTTTGCGGCCAGCGAGCGGGAAATCTTCCAGGCTTTGGCTCGCTGGTGTCGGCAGAATTCTGAGGGGACGGCCATGCAGGACGTGATGTCAGCAGTGCGTCTGCCCCTCATGACTCTGACGGAGATGCTGAACGTGGTACGTCCCTCGGGTCTGGTCAGTCCGGACGATCTCCTGGATGCCATCAAGACGCGCTCTGAGAGCCGTGATATGGACCTGAACTATCGCGGCATGCTCA TTCCCGAGGAGAACATAGCCACCATGAAGTACGGTGCTCAGGTGGTGAAAGGAGAGCTGAAGTCTGCGTTGCTGGATGGAGACACTCAGAACTACGATTTGGACCACGGATTCTCAAGACACCCCATAGAGGACGACGGGCGTGCGGGGATTCAGGTCAAACTTGGCCAGGCTTTTATCATCAACCACATCCGCATTCTCCTGTGGGACCGAGACAGTCG GTCGTATTCATATTACCTCGAGGTGTCTGTGGATGAGCTGGATTGGGTTCGAGTTGTGGATCACTCAAAGTCCCTGTGCAGGTCCTGGCAGAATCTGTACTTCTCTGCACGCGTGTGCAG GTACGTGCGAATTGTGGGAACACACAACACAGTTAATAAAGTCTTCCATCTGGTGGCTTTTGAATGCATGTTCACTAACCGTTCCTTCACGCTGGAAAAGGGGCTTGTGG TGCCCAGTGAAAACGTGGCCAGCATCTCAACGTGTGCCAGCGTGATCGAGGGCGTGAGTCGCAGCAGAAACGCCCTGCTGAACGGAGACACGCGCAACTACGACTGGGATTCAGGTTATACGTGTCACCAGCTGGGCTCCGGGGCCATCGTTATTCAACTGGCTCAGCCTTACATCATAAGCTCTTTACG GCTGTTGCTCTGGGACTGCGAAGAACGCTCGTACAGTTACTACATCGAGGTCTCCACCAATCAGCAGCACTGGACGAAAGTCGTGGACCGAACGCAAGTAGCCTGTCG ATCCTGGCAGACGCTGACCTTTGACAAACAACCCGCATCGTTCATTCGGATTGTTGGAACGCACAACACTGCAAATGAG GTTTTTCACTGTGTGCACTTTGAGTGTCCCACACAGTTTGAAGCCGGAGTCGTGGAGGTCAGCCCGGGACACGCTCAACCTGCCGGCCCGCCCCCTGCTCAGcctccatcatcatcatcacacgtCTAA
- the ypel5 gene encoding protein yippee-like 5 encodes MGRIFLHHIGGTRLFSCANCDTILTNRSELISTRFTGATGRAFLFNKVVNLQYSEVQDRVMLTGRHMVRDVSCKNCNSKLGWIYEFATEESQRYKEGRVILERALVRESEGFEEHVPSDAS; translated from the exons ATGGGTCGGATTTTTCTGCATCACATCGGAGGCACGAGACTCTTCTCTTGCGCAAACTGCGACACGATTTTAACCAACCGGTCAGAGCTGATATCCACGCGCTTCACCGGCGCCACCGGACGAGCATTTCTCTTTAACAAG gtggtgaacctgcagtaCAGTGAAGTCCAGGACAGGGTCATGCTGACGGGACGACACATGGTGCGTGATGTCAGCTGTAAGAACTGCAACAGTAAACTGGGCTGGATCTATGAGTTCGCCACAGAGGAAAGCCAGCGCTATAAAGAGGGCCGCGTGATACTGGAGAGAGCGCTGGTGCGAGAGAGCGAAGGGTTCGAGGAGCACGTGCCGTCAGATGCTTCCTGA
- the LOC130566297 gene encoding tripartite motif-containing protein 16-like, with amino-acid sequence MAEASISEDHFMCSVCLDLLKDPVTVPCGHTYCMRCVTDCWNREDQTGIYSCPQCRQTFSPRPVLWKNVMFAEMMEKLKKTEVRCAVSDHCSAGPADVECDVCTGRKHKAIQSCLLCLNSYCQTHLEQHQNLFRGKRHDLIDATAPLHDVICPRHDKILDIYCRTDQKLICILCIDEHKNHEIVSSAAAWTEKQSQFGERKNQLQQQIQKRQKDLQKIKDAVDSHKVRCAQHSIDCEMMFTELISSIERRRSEVTQLIRDQETAAVSRAEGLLERLKQEMDDLRRRDAELEKLSHTHHHIHLLQSLLSLSVPPGSTDSLSSITVSSLLSFDDVIKSVSHLRDELEQFCARELEKISERVKHTEIIPSPELKSRDQFLQYSLQLTLDLNTVDKHLHLSEDNREITYTLTQHQYPDHLDRFDVRQVLCRESVCGRCYWEIEWTGHVVAISVSYKSIRRKGLGDECEFGGNDQSWSLICCDSSYSFRHNNKHIDLSVESRSNRIGVYVDERVGILSFYSVSDTMSLIHSISTTFTQPLYPGFGLGWFHSKVKLCDLISVDAPDTKASKLVSRKFFLRRFILRHIPF; translated from the exons ATGGCAGAAGCGAGTATTTCAGAGGATCACttcatgtgttcagtgtgtctGGATCTGCTGAAGGATCCTGTGACTGTTCCCTGTGGACACACTTACTGCATGAGATGCGTCACGGACTGCTGGAATCGAGAAGATCAGACGGGAATCTACAGCTGCCCTCAGTGCAGACAAACCTTCAGTCCAAGACCTGTTTTATGGAAGAATGTGATGTTTGCTGAGATGATGGAGAAACTGAAGAAGACTGAAGTCAGATGTGCTGTTTCTGATCACTGTTCCGCTGGACCTGCAGATGTGGAGTGTGACGTCTGTACTGGAAGAAAACACAAAGCCATCCAATCCTGTCTGCTGTGTCTCAACTCTTACTGTCAAACTCATCTTGAGCAACACCAGAATCTCTTCAGAGGTAAAAGACACGACCTGATAGACGCCACTGCACCACTTCATGACGTGATCTGCCCTCGACATGACAAGATTCTGGACATTTACTGTCGCACGGATCAGAAGCTTATATGTATTCTGTGTATAGATGAACACAAAAACCACGAGATTGTTTCATCTGCAGCAGCATGGACGGAGAAACAG AGTCAGTTTGGAGAAAGAAAGAATCAACTTCAGCAGCAGATCCAGAAGAGACAGAAAGACCTTCAGAAGATCAAAGATGCTGTGGACTCTCACAAGGTGA GGTGTGCACAGCACAGCATAGACTGTGAGATGATGTTCACTGAACTGATCTCATCCATTGAGAGAAGACGCTCTGAGGTGACGCAGCTGATCAGAGATCAGGAGACGGCTGCAGTGAGTCGAGCTGAAGGACTCTTGGAGCGACTGAAGCAGGAGATGGATGATCTGAGGAGGAGAGACGCTGAGCTGGAGAagctttcacacacacatcatcacatccaTTTGCTGCAG agtttgctgtctctctctgttcctCCTGGATCCACAGACTCTCTGTCCAGCATCACTGTGAGCTCTCTCCTCTcttttgatgatgtcatcaaatcTGTATCTCATCTGAGAGACGAACTGGAGCAGTTCTGCGCACGAGAGCTAGAAAAGATCTCTGAGAGAG TGAAACACACAGAGATTATTCCCAGTCCTGAACTGAAGAGCAGAGATCAGTTCCTCCAGT ATTCTCTTCAGTTGACTCTGGATCTGAACACAGTGGATAAACACCTCCATCTGTCTGAGGACAACAGAGAGATTACATACACTCTCACACAGCATCAGTATCCTGATCATCTGGACAGATTTGATGTGCgtcaggtgttgtgtagagagagtgtgtgtggacGCTGTTACTGGGAGATTGAGTGGACTGGTCATGTTGTGGCGATATCAGTGTCATATAAGAGCATCAGGAGGAAGGGACTGGGTGATGAGTGTGAGTTTGGAGGTAATGATCAGTCCTGGAGTTTGATCTGCTGTGACTCCAGTTATTCATTCAGACACAATAACAAACACATCGATCTCTCTGTAGAGTCCAGATCTAATAGAATAGGAGTGTATGTGGATGAGAGAGTAGGGATTCTGTCCTTCTACAGCGTCTCTGACACAATGTCCCTCATCCACAGCATCAGCACCACATTCACTCAACCGCTCTATCCTGGGTTTGGACTTGGCTGGTTTCATTCAAAAGTGAAACTGTGTGATTTGATTTCTGTTGATGCACCTGATACCAAGGCTTCAAAGCTTGTATCAAGAAAGTTTTTCCTTCGGCGCTTCATATTGAGGCATATACCATTTTAG
- the LOC130565523 gene encoding ankyrin repeat domain-containing protein 6-like: MGTPQSFSRGRTVRKRRDKMKTEGRAQSVPRDDMLQRKDSESPANDTHHGSDGSLRHNDSMCATDTPNKNLENKVKQTVSPSDALIRRHKHGDVKKKSKADGSFPLTAPHNYKAYQLYTLYRDQDGKIMQFSDKMIENRRAV, from the exons atgggaacACCACAg AGCTTCAGTCGAGGACGGACGGTGAGGAAGAGGAGGGACAAGATGAAGACTGAAGGTCGAGCGCAGTCGGTCCCGCGCGATGACATGTTACAGAGAAAG gacaGTGAATCTCCAGCTAATGACACTCATCATGGCAGTGACGGTTCTCTCCGGCACAATGACAGCATGTGTGCCACAGACACACCAAACAAAAACCTTGAGAATAAAGTCAAACAGACG gtGTCTCCATCAGACGCTCTCATCAGAAGACACAAACACGGTGATGTTAAGAAGAAGAGTAAAGCTGACGGATCATTTCCATTGACAGCTCCTCACAACTATAAAGCCTATCAGCTCTACACACTTTACAGAGATCAAGACGGAAAAATCATGCAG TTTTCAGATAAAATGATTGAAAACAGACGAGCTGTTTGA